In Nonomuraea sp. NBC_00507, the following are encoded in one genomic region:
- a CDS encoding AAA family ATPase: MNGAVLITGVSAAGKSTVAQALAERLPRAAHVRGDTFRRMVVSGRAEMTPEPIDEAVRQLHLRYRIAATTADLYAEAGFTPIVQDVILGTDLERFTKLIRTRPLHVIVLAPDPAAVEARERARAKDGYGGGWTVTLLDQVLHRETPRIGLWLDTSRQSPEETVEEILSRIGEARVDDDLP, from the coding sequence GTGAACGGCGCGGTCCTCATCACCGGCGTCTCGGCCGCAGGCAAGTCCACCGTGGCGCAGGCCCTGGCCGAGCGCCTGCCTCGCGCGGCCCACGTCCGCGGCGACACCTTCCGCCGCATGGTGGTCTCCGGCCGCGCCGAGATGACGCCCGAGCCGATCGACGAGGCGGTCCGCCAACTCCACCTCCGTTACCGGATCGCGGCGACCACGGCCGACCTGTACGCCGAAGCCGGGTTCACACCGATCGTCCAGGACGTCATCCTCGGAACGGACCTGGAGCGCTTCACGAAGCTCATCCGCACCCGCCCGTTGCACGTGATCGTGCTCGCTCCGGACCCGGCCGCGGTGGAGGCTCGGGAGCGGGCCAGGGCCAAGGACGGCTACGGCGGCGGCTGGACGGTGACCCTGCTCGACCAGGTGCTCCACCGCGAGACCCCGCGCATCGGCCTGTGGCTGGACACCTCGCGACAGAGCCCGGAGGAGACGGTGGAGGAGATCCTTTCAAGGATCGGCGAAGCGAGAGTCGACGACGATCTTCCTTAG
- a CDS encoding glycosyltransferase family 2 protein, whose translation MNKQHSAASVSVIVPAMNEAENLPHVFATLPDWIDEVILVDGNSTDDTIAVARRLRPDLRVVVQTRRGKGNALIEGFQAAKGDIIVMIDADGSTDGREIRSFVDTLLTGADFAKGSRYAPGGGSDDLSPWRSLGNKVLTGLTNLLYGTRYTDLCYGYNAFWARHLDALDLDCDGFEIETLMNVRAAQAGLVIREVPSHERSRIHGTSNLNAVRDGWRVLKTIMRERGRGTAVTTQTQVALAK comes from the coding sequence ATGAACAAGCAGCATTCCGCCGCCAGCGTCAGTGTCATCGTTCCCGCGATGAACGAGGCCGAGAACCTTCCCCACGTCTTCGCCACGCTGCCCGACTGGATCGACGAGGTGATCCTGGTCGACGGCAACTCGACCGACGACACCATCGCCGTGGCGCGGAGGCTGCGCCCGGACCTGCGGGTCGTCGTGCAGACCCGGCGCGGCAAGGGCAACGCGCTCATCGAAGGCTTCCAGGCCGCCAAGGGCGACATCATCGTGATGATCGACGCTGACGGCTCCACGGACGGCCGTGAGATCCGCTCCTTCGTCGACACCTTGCTCACCGGCGCCGACTTCGCCAAGGGCTCCAGATACGCGCCCGGCGGCGGCTCCGACGACCTCAGCCCGTGGCGCTCGCTCGGCAACAAGGTCCTCACCGGGCTGACCAACCTGCTCTACGGCACCCGCTACACCGACCTCTGTTACGGCTACAACGCCTTCTGGGCGCGCCACCTGGACGCCCTTGACCTCGATTGCGACGGTTTCGAAATCGAGACGCTGATGAACGTCCGCGCCGCCCAGGCCGGGCTCGTCATCCGCGAGGTCCCCAGCCACGAGCGCTCCCGCATCCACGGCACCAGCAACCTGAACGCCGTCCGCGACGGCTGGCGCGTCCTCAAGACGATCATGCGGGAACGTGGGCGCGGCACCGCCGTGACGACGCAGACCCAAGTAGCGCTCGCGAAATGA
- a CDS encoding ketopantoate reductase family protein: MRYIVIGAGAVGGTIGARLYQGGHNVLLIARGAHYEALKRDGLRLITPETTETLDIPAADGPVPARDDDVLILATKSQDTIAALADWPTDLPVVCAQNGVANERMVLRRFSRVYGMCVWLPAQHLEPGVVAAHGYPYSGMLHVGRYPQGVDDLAPRIATDLAKRGLVARALPDVMRWKHGKLLGNLANAVEALVGHADGMAAVVDRARAEAMDVLDKAGIAYSTPEDERQMRGHQVDMRPIEGVDRGGGSSWQSLARASGSIEADYLNGEIVLLGRLHGVPTPVNEVLRREANRHAREKLPPASMPLETLVALIDERCAAESR, translated from the coding sequence ATGCGCTACATAGTGATCGGAGCAGGAGCCGTTGGTGGAACCATTGGTGCCCGCCTGTACCAAGGCGGGCACAACGTTCTGCTCATCGCGAGAGGCGCCCACTACGAAGCGCTGAAGCGGGACGGCCTGCGCCTGATCACCCCTGAGACCACCGAGACCCTCGACATCCCCGCCGCCGACGGCCCCGTGCCGGCCCGCGACGACGACGTGCTGATCCTGGCCACCAAGTCCCAGGACACGATCGCCGCGCTGGCCGACTGGCCGACGGACCTGCCCGTGGTGTGCGCCCAGAACGGCGTCGCCAACGAGCGCATGGTCCTGCGGCGGTTTTCGCGCGTTTACGGCATGTGCGTCTGGCTGCCCGCCCAGCACCTGGAGCCCGGCGTGGTGGCCGCCCACGGCTACCCGTACTCGGGCATGCTGCACGTCGGGCGCTATCCACAAGGTGTGGACGACCTCGCCCCGCGCATCGCCACCGACCTCGCCAAGCGGGGCCTCGTGGCCCGCGCGCTCCCCGATGTGATGCGCTGGAAGCACGGCAAACTCCTCGGCAACCTCGCCAACGCCGTGGAAGCCCTCGTCGGCCATGCCGACGGCATGGCGGCGGTCGTGGACCGGGCCCGGGCCGAGGCCATGGACGTGCTGGACAAGGCCGGCATCGCGTACTCCACCCCTGAGGACGAACGCCAGATGCGTGGCCACCAGGTGGACATGCGCCCCATCGAGGGCGTCGACCGCGGCGGCGGCTCATCGTGGCAGAGCCTGGCCAGGGCCAGCGGCTCCATCGAGGCCGACTACCTCAACGGCGAGATCGTCCTGCTCGGCCGCCTGCACGGCGTGCCCACGCCGGTCAACGAGGTGCTGCGGCGCGAGGCGAACCGGCATGCCCGCGAGAAGCTCCCGCCCGCCTCGATGCCGCTGGAGACGCTGGTCGCGCTCATCGACGAGCGTTGCGCAGCCGAATCCCGCTGA
- a CDS encoding DUF6886 family protein, producing MRPEPGQVLHFSEDPTIERFVPHVAPTSALSEAYVWAVDHDRCPDYWFPRACPRAMAWVGPRTTEEDKVRIIGPGCGERVHAIEYGWLDALRDVKLYAYRLPADDFAPIGDPPSAVVAKVPVEPLGPPERVGDLFELHEEAGIQLRVLPNLWAFWHEVIESTLEFSGIRLRNARR from the coding sequence ATGAGACCCGAGCCCGGACAGGTGCTCCACTTCTCCGAGGACCCGACGATCGAGCGGTTCGTCCCGCACGTGGCGCCCACGAGCGCGCTGAGCGAGGCGTACGTGTGGGCGGTCGACCATGACCGTTGCCCCGACTACTGGTTCCCGCGCGCCTGCCCGCGGGCGATGGCGTGGGTGGGGCCGCGCACCACAGAGGAGGACAAGGTCCGCATCATCGGCCCTGGCTGCGGTGAGCGTGTGCACGCCATCGAATACGGCTGGCTCGACGCCCTCAGGGATGTCAAGCTGTACGCCTACCGCCTGCCGGCCGACGACTTCGCGCCCATCGGCGACCCGCCGAGTGCGGTGGTCGCGAAGGTGCCGGTCGAGCCGCTCGGTCCGCCCGAGCGCGTGGGTGACCTGTTCGAGCTGCACGAAGAGGCGGGGATTCAGTTGCGGGTGCTGCCCAACCTGTGGGCGTTCTGGCACGAGGTGATCGAGAGCACGCTGGAGTTCAGCGGGATTCGGCTGCGCAACGCTCGTCGATGA
- a CDS encoding sensor histidine kinase, whose protein sequence is MPPKRGRPIAVKLLILLLVPLLSLVGLWAFAAGLTGADGVRLLAINDLVTNLATPSEQVNIALQEERLASVEVLVSGRGADALAKRRGQTDQAVATFRRLVKNVRDLSPEMIAQLNTLNGKLDQLAQVRKDVDGASVAPLDVIDGYSQIVDASFRMYDAMVLVPEMTLYRQAKAITMLGEAKDLLSRERAMIAVVLAKGQVEPRDREAFTGMAATRRLLFAQALSHLDADLRGPYETLSTSPVYQEFLKAEDAIRGQAATNGLPATAATWPVDGENLWRAVERNQAAAVTGITQRVTPTAIGMLVKIGVAGGVGLVAVIASIMLSLRFRKRLVRELAGLRDAATELAEVRLPGLVRRLRTNTATPTPAEIAPLEVRTHSAEVDDIVEAFNQVQSTAVEAAVDQARLRHGVSQVFVNLARRNQSLLHRQLLQLDSMERATEQPELLADLFKLDHLTTRMRRHAESLIILSGQTPGRGWRNPVPIHDVLRAAVAEVEEYERVEVLQTPPVALLGSAVTDVAHLVAELVENATLFSPPQTRVDVRSMATPNGLVVEVEDRGLGLPRIELDELNDRLTTTPEFDLAQSDRLGLFVVSRLAARHDIKVTLSPSPYGGLTAMVALPASLLADQPVLSRR, encoded by the coding sequence ATGCCCCCCAAGCGTGGCCGTCCCATTGCTGTGAAGCTCCTCATCCTGCTGCTCGTCCCGCTGCTGTCCCTCGTCGGGCTGTGGGCGTTCGCGGCGGGCCTGACCGGCGCGGACGGTGTCCGCCTGCTCGCGATCAACGATTTGGTCACGAACCTGGCCACGCCGTCGGAGCAGGTCAACATCGCGCTGCAGGAGGAGCGGCTGGCCTCCGTGGAGGTCCTGGTCAGCGGGCGGGGCGCGGACGCCCTCGCCAAGCGGCGCGGCCAGACCGACCAGGCCGTGGCGACGTTCCGCCGCCTGGTCAAGAACGTCCGCGACCTGTCGCCCGAGATGATCGCGCAGCTCAACACCCTGAACGGCAAGCTCGACCAGCTCGCTCAGGTCCGCAAGGACGTGGACGGCGCGAGCGTCGCGCCGCTCGACGTCATCGACGGCTACAGCCAGATCGTGGACGCGTCCTTCCGCATGTACGACGCCATGGTGCTGGTGCCCGAGATGACGCTCTACCGGCAGGCCAAGGCCATCACCATGCTGGGCGAGGCCAAGGACCTGCTGTCCAGGGAACGGGCGATGATCGCCGTGGTGCTGGCCAAGGGCCAGGTGGAGCCCCGGGATCGGGAGGCGTTCACGGGGATGGCCGCGACCAGGCGGCTGCTGTTCGCGCAGGCGCTCTCGCACCTGGACGCCGATCTGCGGGGGCCGTACGAGACGTTGTCCACCTCGCCCGTCTACCAGGAGTTCCTGAAGGCCGAGGACGCCATCAGGGGGCAGGCGGCCACGAACGGCCTGCCCGCGACGGCCGCCACCTGGCCCGTGGACGGCGAGAACCTGTGGCGGGCCGTCGAGCGCAACCAGGCCGCGGCCGTGACTGGCATCACGCAGCGGGTCACCCCGACGGCCATCGGCATGCTGGTCAAGATCGGCGTGGCGGGCGGCGTGGGCCTCGTCGCCGTCATCGCCTCGATCATGCTCTCGCTGCGCTTCCGCAAGCGCCTGGTGCGCGAGCTGGCCGGGCTCCGCGACGCCGCCACCGAGCTGGCCGAGGTACGGCTGCCCGGGCTGGTCAGGCGGCTGCGGACGAACACGGCCACGCCCACGCCGGCCGAGATCGCGCCGCTGGAGGTCAGGACGCACAGCGCCGAGGTGGACGACATCGTCGAGGCCTTCAACCAGGTGCAGTCCACGGCCGTCGAGGCCGCGGTGGACCAGGCCAGGCTGCGGCACGGCGTCAGCCAGGTCTTCGTCAACCTGGCCAGGCGCAACCAGTCGCTGCTGCACCGGCAGCTGCTCCAGCTCGACAGCATGGAACGAGCGACCGAGCAGCCGGAGCTCCTGGCGGACCTGTTCAAGCTGGACCACCTCACGACCCGCATGCGCCGGCACGCCGAGAGCCTGATCATCCTGTCCGGCCAGACCCCGGGCCGCGGCTGGCGCAATCCGGTGCCGATCCACGACGTGCTGCGCGCCGCGGTGGCCGAGGTGGAGGAGTACGAGCGGGTCGAGGTGCTCCAGACGCCGCCGGTCGCGCTGCTGGGCTCGGCGGTCACAGACGTGGCCCACCTGGTGGCCGAGCTGGTCGAGAACGCCACGCTGTTCTCGCCGCCCCAGACCAGGGTGGACGTGCGGAGCATGGCGACCCCGAACGGCCTGGTGGTCGAGGTCGAGGACCGAGGGCTCGGCCTGCCCCGCATCGAGCTCGACGAGCTCAACGACCGGCTGACGACGACGCCGGAGTTCGACCTGGCGCAGAGCGACCGGCTCGGCTTGTTCGTGGTCAGCAGGCTGGCGGCCCGGCACGACATCAAGGTCACCCTGTCGCCCTCGCCGTACGGCGGCCTGACCGCGATGGTGGCCCTGCCCGCCTCGCTACTGGCCGACCAGCCCGTCCTGAGCAGGCGATAG
- a CDS encoding NUDIX hydrolase, translated as MNDFWATVNRVIAGAAAYITDEKGRVLLVDPNYREHWNFPGGIVDAGEHPAQACAREVAEEVGLEVEVGRLLTVHWGELSYIPYPLVNFLFDCGEIASDTPITLQAEELDDYGFFTVEEAERLLPSHVYQRLLAAAAARESGEMRYLSPAQDGLVGQ; from the coding sequence GTGAACGATTTCTGGGCGACGGTCAACCGGGTGATCGCAGGGGCGGCGGCGTACATCACTGACGAGAAAGGGCGGGTCCTGCTGGTCGACCCGAACTACCGCGAGCACTGGAACTTCCCCGGCGGCATCGTCGACGCCGGGGAGCATCCCGCGCAGGCGTGCGCCAGGGAAGTGGCCGAGGAGGTCGGGCTGGAGGTGGAGGTCGGCAGGCTGCTGACCGTGCACTGGGGTGAGCTGTCGTACATCCCCTATCCGCTGGTCAACTTCCTGTTCGACTGCGGCGAGATCGCCTCTGACACGCCCATCACCCTGCAGGCCGAGGAGCTGGACGACTACGGGTTCTTCACGGTCGAGGAGGCCGAGCGGCTGCTGCCGAGCCACGTCTACCAGCGGCTGCTGGCCGCGGCTGCCGCCCGGGAGTCCGGCGAGATGCGCTACCTATCGCCTGCTCAGGACGGGCTGGTCGGCCAGTAG